From the Opitutus sp. ER46 genome, one window contains:
- a CDS encoding exopolysaccharide biosynthesis polyprenyl glycosylphosphotransferase, with protein MITTRARGLANLHAVTTTLVVGVFFWVYAELIMRYVPVVRLSREVNLLPYFLCVIGGMVLAARDVARLVGRSHWTLLGEATRVAAKTVGLMAALTFTMMFATQDRSISRLFLGTFLVWTWLIVALLNVWLPGALSRLVFQRGHRLPTVLVGRVAALGTLNAWLASKEALGFVPIGILSDDLPPPEGTMPVPRLGGVADLARILTERPVGQVMLLELPPTDAEARTLIEICREHGCRLLIRDNLGERYTHPLVPILEDGHHFYTLQEEPLEDPLNRLTKRAFDLAIALPMVCLVLPPLCAWVWWMQRRQAPGPLFHVRERRGWQGESFRMLKFRSMRVAPDDAVAEARQATREDDRIFPFGRFLRRRSLDEFPQFWNVLRGDMSIVGPRPYMPRLDEEFRQHTRGYRTRYFVKPGITGLAQSLGYRGEVLEREMLVRRVYWDLHYINHWSVWLDLQITVRTLLQILRPPQSAY; from the coding sequence ATGATCACCACCCGGGCGCGCGGACTTGCCAATCTCCACGCCGTCACGACCACCCTCGTGGTCGGGGTGTTTTTCTGGGTCTATGCGGAGCTGATCATGCGCTACGTGCCGGTGGTCCGGCTCAGCCGGGAGGTGAACCTGCTGCCGTATTTCTTGTGTGTCATAGGCGGCATGGTGCTGGCGGCGCGCGACGTGGCGCGGCTCGTCGGTCGATCGCATTGGACGCTGCTGGGCGAGGCAACACGCGTGGCGGCGAAGACGGTCGGGCTGATGGCGGCACTCACCTTCACGATGATGTTCGCAACGCAGGACCGGAGCATCAGCCGGTTGTTTCTTGGCACGTTCCTGGTGTGGACGTGGCTGATCGTTGCCCTGCTCAACGTCTGGCTCCCGGGGGCGCTCTCGCGGCTGGTTTTCCAGCGCGGGCATCGGTTGCCGACCGTTCTGGTCGGCCGCGTGGCCGCCCTAGGCACGCTCAATGCCTGGCTCGCGAGCAAGGAAGCACTGGGCTTTGTGCCGATCGGAATCCTGTCCGACGACCTGCCGCCGCCGGAGGGAACGATGCCCGTGCCGCGGTTGGGGGGAGTCGCCGATCTGGCGCGCATCCTCACGGAGCGGCCGGTCGGACAGGTCATGCTCCTGGAGCTGCCGCCCACGGACGCGGAAGCACGCACGCTGATCGAGATCTGTCGCGAGCACGGCTGCCGGTTGCTGATTCGCGACAACTTGGGCGAGCGGTACACGCATCCGCTGGTGCCGATCCTCGAGGATGGCCATCACTTTTACACCCTGCAGGAGGAGCCGCTGGAGGATCCGTTGAACCGGCTCACCAAGCGGGCCTTCGACCTGGCCATTGCGCTGCCGATGGTCTGCCTCGTGCTCCCGCCGCTGTGCGCCTGGGTGTGGTGGATGCAGCGGCGTCAGGCGCCGGGGCCGCTCTTTCATGTCCGGGAGCGGCGCGGCTGGCAGGGTGAGTCGTTTCGCATGCTGAAATTCCGGTCCATGCGCGTGGCACCGGACGACGCCGTGGCGGAAGCGCGGCAGGCCACGCGGGAGGACGACCGGATTTTCCCCTTCGGCCGATTCCTCCGGCGACGGAGCCTGGATGAGTTTCCGCAGTTCTGGAACGTGTTGCGCGGCGACATGAGCATCGTCGGACCGCGTCCGTACATGCCGCGACTTGATGAAGAGTTCCGGCAGCACACGCGCGGCTATCGCACCCGCTACTTTGTGAAGCCGGGCATCACGGGCCTGGCGCAGAGCCTCGGTTACCGCGGTGAAGTGCTGGAGCGGGAGATGCTGGTCCGCCGCGTGTACTGGGACCTGCACTACATCAACCACTGGTCGGTGTGGCTCGACCTGCAGATCACGGTCCGGACCCTGCTCCAAATTCTGCGGCCACCGCAGAGCGCGTACTAG
- a CDS encoding beta-hydroxyacyl-ACP dehydratase translates to MITVTDLIPHRPPFLFVDEIVSHTAEGLVARRTWRAEEDFYRGHYPGAPITPGVLLCESVLQAAACFMALKARAAGAAPGEGVPLIAKIGDVRFRTPVYPGDIVTIEVKQKDALGGFTMMAGAMKKADGTRVMSLEFSVAWKTPEAR, encoded by the coding sequence ATGATTACCGTCACCGACCTGATCCCGCACCGGCCGCCCTTCCTGTTTGTGGACGAGATTGTGAGCCACACGGCCGAGGGCCTCGTGGCGCGGCGGACCTGGCGGGCGGAGGAGGACTTCTATCGCGGGCATTATCCGGGCGCGCCGATCACGCCGGGGGTGCTGCTGTGCGAGTCGGTGCTGCAGGCGGCGGCCTGCTTCATGGCGCTGAAGGCGCGCGCGGCCGGGGCGGCCCCAGGCGAGGGCGTGCCGCTGATCGCGAAGATCGGAGACGTGCGTTTTCGGACCCCGGTGTATCCCGGTGACATCGTGACCATCGAGGTGAAGCAGAAGGACGCGCTGGGCGGCTTCACGATGATGGCCGGCGCGATGAAGAAGGCGGACGGCACGCGCGTGATGTCGCTGGAGTTTTCGGTGGCATGGAAGACGCCGGAAGCGCGGTGA
- a CDS encoding alpha/beta fold hydrolase → MTSLPTNLPTWLTREYPFTPRTFVTPRGARMSYLDEGPRVERAVVMLHGNPTWSFYYRHLVQALAGQCRCVVPDHIGMGLSEKPQDYAYTLATRIADVEALLESLGIQQVDLLVHDWGGAIGFGLAGRMPARVGRIGILNTAAFPLDRIPARIAVCKAPGVGPLLVRGLNGFAGPATWMAMHRRRLTRQEKRAYLFPYDTWEHRVAVSAFVRDIPMHPQHPSWATLVETQRGLEQFRDRPITIVWGGRDFCFNDLFLAQWRQIFPAADITRLADAGHYVLEDAREDVVPQLVTFFTRSRA, encoded by the coding sequence ATGACCTCCCTGCCGACCAACCTGCCCACCTGGCTGACCCGGGAATATCCCTTCACGCCGCGGACGTTTGTCACGCCGCGGGGCGCGCGGATGAGCTACCTCGATGAAGGCCCCCGCGTGGAGCGCGCGGTGGTCATGCTGCACGGCAACCCCACCTGGTCCTTCTACTACCGGCACCTGGTGCAGGCGCTGGCGGGGCAGTGCCGTTGCGTCGTGCCCGACCACATCGGCATGGGCCTTTCGGAGAAGCCGCAGGACTATGCGTACACGTTGGCGACCCGGATCGCGGACGTGGAGGCGCTGCTCGAATCGCTGGGGATCCAGCAGGTCGACCTGCTCGTGCACGACTGGGGTGGCGCGATCGGCTTCGGCCTCGCGGGGCGCATGCCCGCGCGCGTCGGCCGCATTGGCATCCTGAATACGGCGGCGTTCCCGCTGGACCGGATTCCGGCGCGCATCGCGGTCTGCAAGGCGCCCGGCGTGGGTCCGCTGCTGGTCCGCGGGTTGAATGGGTTTGCCGGGCCGGCGACGTGGATGGCCATGCACCGCCGGCGACTGACGCGACAGGAGAAACGGGCGTACCTGTTCCCCTACGACACGTGGGAGCATCGCGTGGCGGTAAGCGCGTTCGTGCGCGACATCCCGATGCACCCGCAGCATCCGAGCTGGGCGACGCTGGTCGAAACGCAGCGGGGCCTGGAGCAGTTTCGAGACCGGCCGATCACGATTGTGTGGGGCGGGCGCGACTTCTGTTTCAACGACCTGTTCCTGGCGCAGTGGCGGCAAATTTTCCCCGCGGCGGACATCACGCGGCTCGCGGACGCAGGCCATTATGTGCTCGAGGACGCGCGCGAGGACGTGGTGCCGCAGTTGGTGACGTTCTTCACGCGGTCGCGTGCCTGA
- a CDS encoding FAD-dependent oxidoreductase — protein MAYDWLKGVADEYDVIVIGSGLGGLTTANVLGKAGHRVLLLEHHYQFGGLATWFTRKGGHIFDISLHGFPSGMIKSCRKYWTKEIADAIVPLKHIRFVNPQMDVWTTFTREDYTRVLVEQFKLERAQVERFYDHLRAMNFYDDNQETTGQMFERFFPGRDDVKRLLMEPIAYANGSTLDDPAITYGIVFSNFMGAGVYTFRGGSDLLIEKMTAELRRNGVELRKKVLVEKILVEERDGRKVACGIVAKGGRVIRAKAVVSNANVKNTIFRLAGEENFAPEYVAAARAVRVNSSSCQVYLGIRKGETIPHIGDLVFTSANPHFRSAELTDLHTTSRTFSVYYPDTRPGLERYTVVVSLNGQYADWAAMSDAQYEQEKQRLIDESVEALEKFIPGVRAKIDWTEAATPRTIERYTRHMNGTSFGTKFEGLKVSMDLPNQLPGLYHAGSVGIIMSGWLGTINYGVIVANQIDKALFEAKRAAAEGGATAGAPA, from the coding sequence ATGGCTTACGACTGGCTCAAAGGTGTTGCCGACGAGTATGACGTGATCGTCATCGGGAGCGGTTTGGGCGGTTTGACCACCGCGAACGTGCTGGGCAAGGCGGGCCATCGCGTGCTCCTGCTCGAGCACCATTACCAGTTTGGCGGGCTGGCCACGTGGTTCACCCGCAAGGGTGGCCACATCTTCGACATTTCGCTGCACGGCTTCCCGAGCGGCATGATCAAGTCGTGCCGCAAGTACTGGACCAAGGAGATCGCCGACGCGATCGTCCCGCTGAAGCACATCCGCTTTGTGAACCCGCAGATGGACGTCTGGACGACGTTCACGCGGGAGGACTACACGCGGGTCCTGGTAGAGCAGTTCAAGCTCGAGCGCGCGCAGGTGGAGCGCTTCTACGACCACCTCCGGGCGATGAATTTCTACGACGACAACCAGGAGACGACCGGCCAGATGTTCGAGCGGTTCTTCCCCGGGCGGGACGACGTGAAGCGACTGCTGATGGAGCCGATCGCCTACGCCAACGGCTCGACCCTCGACGACCCGGCGATCACGTACGGCATCGTGTTCTCCAATTTCATGGGCGCCGGCGTGTACACGTTCCGCGGCGGCTCCGACCTGCTGATCGAAAAGATGACGGCGGAGCTCCGGCGCAACGGCGTGGAGCTGCGCAAGAAGGTGCTCGTCGAGAAGATCCTGGTGGAGGAACGCGACGGCCGGAAGGTCGCGTGCGGCATTGTCGCGAAGGGCGGCCGGGTGATCCGGGCCAAGGCGGTGGTGTCCAACGCCAACGTGAAGAACACGATCTTCCGCCTGGCGGGGGAGGAAAACTTTGCGCCGGAGTACGTGGCGGCGGCGCGCGCGGTGCGCGTCAACTCGAGTTCGTGCCAGGTGTACCTCGGCATCCGGAAGGGTGAGACGATCCCGCACATCGGCGACCTCGTGTTCACCTCGGCGAATCCGCACTTCCGCAGCGCGGAGCTGACCGACCTGCACACGACCAGCCGGACCTTCTCGGTTTATTACCCCGATACGCGGCCGGGACTCGAACGGTACACGGTGGTGGTGTCACTGAACGGTCAGTATGCCGACTGGGCGGCGATGTCCGACGCGCAGTACGAGCAGGAGAAGCAGCGGCTGATCGACGAGTCGGTTGAGGCGCTGGAGAAGTTCATTCCCGGCGTGCGGGCGAAAATCGATTGGACCGAGGCGGCGACGCCGCGGACCATCGAGCGCTACACGCGGCACATGAATGGCACGTCGTTCGGCACGAAGTTCGAGGGGCTGAAGGTGTCGATGGACCTGCCCAACCAGCTGCCGGGCCTGTATCACGCCGGGTCGGTTGGAATCATCATGTCGGGCTGGCTGGGCACGATTAACTACGGCGTGATCGTCGCCAACCAGATCGACAAGGCGCTGTTCGAGGCCAAGCGGGCAGCGGCGGAAGGCGGGGCGACGGCGGGCGCTCCCGCCTGA
- a CDS encoding SDR family oxidoreductase, with product MADFLQLTGKTFLVFGVANRKSVAWAIARTLEEQGARVVYSVRSEARRKSLEPLMTGRTLLVCDVEQEGAVERLAAEVSAQGLAPLHGIVHSIAFANYADGFKAFHETKRADFLQATAVSAFSLVEIARAFKPYLVPKASVVTIGISSLLVTPDNYGYMGPIKAALESTVRFLAKSCSTETGVRFNVVGAGPLKTSASAGIPGYIESYLYAEKLTFRKKNLETQEVADTAVFLLSERSSGINGATLVVDAGLGSNYFDQEIIRLAMRPTAPEATGH from the coding sequence ATGGCTGACTTTCTCCAACTCACCGGCAAGACGTTCCTGGTGTTCGGCGTGGCCAACCGGAAGAGCGTGGCCTGGGCGATCGCCCGGACGCTGGAAGAGCAGGGGGCGCGTGTGGTCTACAGCGTGCGCTCCGAAGCGCGGCGCAAGTCGCTCGAGCCCCTCATGACGGGACGCACGCTGCTGGTGTGTGATGTGGAACAGGAAGGCGCAGTCGAGCGACTGGCGGCGGAGGTGTCCGCCCAAGGTCTGGCACCGTTGCACGGGATCGTGCACTCGATCGCGTTCGCGAACTACGCGGACGGATTCAAGGCGTTCCACGAGACGAAGCGTGCCGATTTCCTGCAGGCCACGGCGGTGTCGGCTTTCTCGCTCGTGGAGATCGCCCGGGCCTTCAAGCCGTACCTGGTGCCGAAGGCGTCGGTCGTGACCATCGGCATCTCCTCGTTGCTGGTAACGCCGGACAACTATGGCTACATGGGGCCGATCAAGGCGGCGCTGGAGTCGACGGTGCGCTTCCTGGCAAAATCGTGCAGTACCGAGACGGGGGTGCGCTTCAACGTCGTCGGCGCGGGACCGCTCAAGACCAGCGCCTCGGCAGGGATTCCCGGGTACATCGAGAGCTACCTGTACGCGGAGAAGCTCACGTTCCGGAAGAAGAACCTCGAGACGCAGGAAGTCGCGGACACCGCGGTCTTCCTGCTGAGTGAACGCAGCAGCGGCATCAATGGCGCCACGTTGGTGGTGGATGCGGGCCTCGGCTCGAACTACTTCGACCAGGAGATCATCCGGCTCGCGATGCGCCCGACGGCGCCCGAGGCGACGGGCCATTGA
- a CDS encoding uroporphyrinogen decarboxylase family protein, giving the protein MDRQLLLKLAASGLRMPIGTHLVLHEHADHAAILCDGARLGDVLIETARRYRTPLAVPLMDLTIEKAALLQACGVPEAEVPTFHFQGAPEIPAVIPLSAAMKTGCAAIGRVKQTSDLVPMGMAIGPFSLMTKLLADPITPVFLAGTGITAQEDPEVALVETALAAAEKVITTYLDAQIAAGAKAIIICEPAANKVYFSPNQLAENYATFDRYVMEPMRRLTARLTAAGVGLVFHDCGELTDGMIERFGTLGAVMISLGSSRQLWEDAARLPKDVVLYGNLPTKQFYAPQLTVAEVERLALELLAKMRAAKHPFILGSECDVLSVPGSEKEIASKVDAFMRVGAKA; this is encoded by the coding sequence ATGGATCGCCAACTCCTTCTGAAACTCGCCGCCAGCGGACTGCGGATGCCAATCGGCACGCACCTCGTGCTGCACGAACACGCGGATCACGCGGCCATCCTGTGCGATGGGGCGCGCTTGGGTGACGTGCTGATCGAGACGGCGCGACGCTATCGGACACCGCTGGCGGTGCCGCTGATGGACCTCACGATCGAGAAGGCGGCGCTGCTGCAGGCGTGCGGGGTGCCCGAGGCGGAGGTGCCGACGTTTCATTTTCAGGGCGCGCCGGAGATCCCGGCGGTGATCCCGCTGAGCGCGGCGATGAAGACCGGCTGCGCGGCAATCGGACGCGTGAAGCAGACGAGCGATCTCGTGCCGATGGGCATGGCGATCGGGCCGTTCTCGCTGATGACGAAGCTGCTGGCTGACCCGATCACGCCGGTGTTCCTGGCGGGCACGGGCATCACCGCGCAGGAGGATCCTGAAGTCGCGCTCGTCGAGACCGCGCTGGCCGCGGCGGAGAAGGTGATCACGACCTACCTCGACGCGCAGATCGCGGCCGGGGCGAAGGCGATCATCATCTGCGAGCCGGCGGCGAACAAAGTGTACTTCTCGCCGAACCAGCTGGCGGAAAACTACGCCACCTTTGACCGGTACGTCATGGAGCCGATGCGGCGGCTGACGGCGCGGCTGACCGCGGCGGGAGTGGGGCTGGTGTTCCACGACTGCGGCGAGTTGACCGACGGCATGATCGAGCGGTTCGGCACGCTCGGTGCGGTGATGATCAGCCTGGGCAGTTCGCGTCAGCTGTGGGAGGACGCGGCGCGGCTGCCGAAGGACGTGGTCCTGTACGGCAACCTGCCGACGAAGCAGTTCTACGCGCCCCAGCTCACCGTGGCGGAAGTCGAGCGGCTGGCGCTCGAGCTCCTCGCGAAGATGCGGGCGGCGAAGCACCCCTTCATCCTGGGCAGCGAGTGCGACGTGCTGAGCGTGCCTGGTTCGGAGAAGGAGATTGCGAGCAAGGTTGATGCGTTCATGCGGGTCGGCGCGAAGGCCTGA
- a CDS encoding 3-oxoacyl-ACP synthase III, with product MRFDHVCIEALGTALPEEIWTSAAIEERLRPLYDRLKLPAGRLELMTGIRERRMWPEGTRPSDASAAAGKAALARSALPPEAVELFIHAAVSRDMLEPATASFAHQKIGLPASAQIFDVSNACLGFLNSLTLAAAMIESGQIRCALVASGENGRPLVEQTLRTLVEQPLSRNAIKPFFANLTIGSGAVAAVVCHESLVRGRKHRLLGGVARAATQHSALCQGDTYGAESLAMQTDAEQLLIAGVQLARETWRRFAAEQGETYTRYICHQVGSTHRRKLYEALGLDEAKDFSSFETLGNTGSVALPVTLARAVEQGAVRDGDRVGLLGIGSGLNCLMLALEW from the coding sequence ATGCGTTTTGACCACGTTTGCATCGAAGCTCTCGGGACCGCCTTGCCGGAGGAGATCTGGACCTCCGCGGCGATCGAGGAGCGGCTGCGTCCGTTGTACGACCGGCTGAAGCTGCCGGCCGGACGGCTGGAGCTGATGACCGGCATCCGGGAGCGGCGCATGTGGCCGGAGGGCACGCGTCCCTCGGACGCCAGTGCGGCGGCGGGGAAGGCGGCCTTGGCGCGCTCGGCGCTGCCGCCGGAGGCGGTGGAGCTGTTCATCCATGCGGCCGTGAGCCGCGACATGCTGGAGCCGGCGACGGCATCGTTTGCGCACCAGAAGATCGGGTTGCCGGCCTCGGCGCAGATTTTCGACGTTTCGAACGCGTGCCTCGGTTTCCTGAACTCGCTCACGTTGGCCGCGGCGATGATCGAGTCAGGCCAGATCCGCTGCGCGCTGGTGGCGTCGGGCGAGAACGGCCGGCCGCTGGTCGAGCAGACGCTGCGCACCCTGGTGGAGCAGCCCCTGTCGCGGAACGCGATCAAGCCCTTCTTTGCCAACCTGACGATTGGCTCCGGCGCGGTGGCGGCGGTGGTATGCCACGAGTCGCTGGTGCGCGGCCGAAAGCACCGCCTGCTCGGCGGCGTGGCGCGGGCGGCGACGCAGCATAGCGCCCTGTGTCAGGGTGACACCTACGGGGCCGAGTCCCTGGCGATGCAGACGGATGCGGAGCAGTTGTTGATCGCCGGCGTGCAGCTCGCGCGGGAGACGTGGCGGCGGTTCGCGGCGGAGCAGGGAGAGACCTACACCCGCTACATCTGCCACCAGGTCGGCAGTACGCACCGGCGGAAGCTTTACGAGGCACTGGGGTTGGACGAGGCGAAGGACTTCTCGAGTTTCGAAACGCTCGGCAACACCGGCTCGGTGGCGCTGCCCGTCACGCTGGCGCGCGCGGTGGAGCAGGGGGCGGTGCGCGACGGCGATCGCGTCGGCCTGTTGGGCATCGGCAGCGGCCTGAACTGCCTGATGCTGGCGCTGGAGTGGTGA
- a CDS encoding DUF1638 domain-containing protein, whose translation MTPLVEPPARPTALIACRVLEAEIRALVPDPGHFVREEWFEVGLHDTPTRLRENLAAAIERAESDPRVEVVALAYGLCGLALVGLTPRRCTLVVPRAHDCLTLFLGSKERYARIMEQDPGTYWYSPGWNRERRVPGPDREAQLRKDYAERFEPDQIEALLEMDREAFAQHSNAGYTDMGLPGDEQQREYARQCAHSLGWRFDSHPGDPGLLRALLQGTCDDARFLIVNPGQRIEHAVDAGILRAVPVTPPAMP comes from the coding sequence ATGACCCCTCTTGTCGAGCCCCCTGCGCGCCCGACCGCGCTGATCGCCTGCCGAGTGCTGGAGGCGGAGATCCGCGCGCTGGTGCCGGATCCGGGGCATTTTGTGCGGGAGGAGTGGTTTGAGGTGGGGTTGCACGACACGCCGACACGACTGCGGGAGAATCTCGCGGCGGCGATCGAGCGGGCGGAGTCCGACCCACGGGTGGAAGTGGTGGCGTTGGCCTATGGTCTTTGCGGGCTGGCGCTGGTCGGGCTCACGCCGCGGCGCTGCACCCTGGTCGTGCCCCGGGCGCACGACTGCCTGACGCTCTTTCTCGGCAGCAAGGAGCGGTACGCGCGGATCATGGAGCAGGACCCCGGGACCTACTGGTACTCCCCAGGCTGGAACCGCGAGCGCCGGGTGCCGGGGCCGGATCGCGAGGCGCAACTGCGCAAGGATTACGCCGAGCGATTCGAACCCGACCAAATCGAGGCCCTGCTGGAGATGGACCGGGAGGCCTTCGCCCAGCATTCAAACGCCGGGTACACCGACATGGGGCTGCCGGGAGACGAGCAGCAACGAGAGTACGCCCGGCAGTGTGCGCACTCGCTCGGTTGGCGATTCGATTCGCATCCCGGGGATCCGGGGCTCCTGCGAGCGCTCCTCCAGGGGACCTGCGACGATGCCCGTTTTCTCATTGTGAACCCAGGACAGAGGATTGAACACGCGGTGGATGCCGGCATCCTCCGCGCCGTGCCCGTAACTCCGCCGGCCATGCCATGA
- a CDS encoding corrinoid protein: MTTLEQLGQAVIGGKSKDAKAFTQKALDEGTGPAQLVDNVLVPAMATIGERFKRGEVFVPEMLIAARAMKESMLILEPRLAAAGVTPKYTAVIGTVMGDLHDIGKNLVAIMWKGAGFKVVDLGTNVPPAKFVAAVREHSPHVVGVSALLTTTMPAMAQTVAALHAPDCPRVKVVIGGAPVTQQYADEIKADGYAADAASAVDVALRVVAA, encoded by the coding sequence ATGACAACACTGGAACAACTCGGACAGGCCGTCATCGGCGGCAAAAGCAAGGACGCGAAGGCGTTCACCCAAAAGGCGCTCGACGAAGGCACGGGCCCAGCCCAGCTCGTCGACAACGTGCTCGTGCCGGCGATGGCGACCATCGGCGAGCGGTTCAAGCGCGGTGAGGTGTTCGTGCCCGAGATGCTGATCGCGGCGCGCGCGATGAAGGAATCGATGCTGATCCTCGAGCCGCGCCTGGCCGCGGCCGGCGTCACCCCAAAGTACACGGCCGTGATCGGCACGGTCATGGGTGACCTGCACGACATCGGCAAGAATCTCGTGGCGATCATGTGGAAGGGCGCGGGCTTCAAGGTTGTCGACCTTGGCACTAACGTGCCCCCGGCGAAGTTTGTCGCCGCCGTGCGCGAACACTCGCCGCACGTCGTCGGCGTGTCGGCCCTCCTCACCACCACGATGCCCGCGATGGCCCAGACAGTGGCCGCGCTGCACGCGCCGGATTGCCCGCGCGTCAAGGTGGTGATCGGCGGTGCGCCCGTGACGCAGCAGTACGCCGACGAGATCAAGGCCGACGGCTATGCCGCCGACGCCGCCTCCGCGGTGGACGTCGCGCTGCGCGTGGTCGCCGCCTGA
- the menD gene encoding 2-succinyl-5-enolpyruvyl-6-hydroxy-3-cyclohexene-1-carboxylic-acid synthase yields MNTEPVLDFRSTNALWASVLVETLVRRGVRRAVVSPGSRSTPLTIALARHPAMRAVPVLDERSAAFFALGLAKADLRPVVLVCTSGTAAANYFPAVIEAFESAVPLIVFTADRPPEMRACASGQTIDQQKLYGGYVGFYHELAVPELDLGQLRYLRQTVAHAAERTLQPQAGPVHLNVPFRDPLPPLPDGGRAATFAATVNWPDFFAQVTVGMRVEPEAELPELKVGGRGMIVVGPNQPREAETFTHAVMELARRLGWPVLADGLSPIRSTAEGEIVTTYDTILRSTAMAEQLAPEQVLAIGGWPTSKVLRTWLQSRDVPTWLLTTRWDNRDALHGRTRLLPTTPATLAAALPARPDAQPGEYEVQWHWAEGQVRRQLDQSLAQTTELLEPKAAWLLAQHLPEETPVFISNSMPIRDVEYVWLATRRKLRPLCNRGANGIDGTLSTALGVAEGAGRPTVLLTGDLALLHDTNGFLLRPQFRGSLTVVVINNNGGGIFEHLPVAQFDPPFEPFFATPQEADLGRLCAVYNVPHEEVRDWDHFVSLIQTLPARGLRVLELRTDRKRDAAWRKSRFAELAATLG; encoded by the coding sequence ATGAACACAGAACCCGTCCTCGACTTCCGCTCCACCAACGCCCTCTGGGCCAGCGTGCTCGTGGAAACGCTGGTGCGCAGGGGCGTGCGGCGCGCGGTGGTGTCGCCGGGCTCGCGTTCGACGCCGCTGACGATCGCACTGGCGCGGCATCCGGCGATGCGGGCAGTGCCAGTGCTCGACGAACGCTCAGCGGCGTTCTTTGCGCTTGGACTGGCGAAAGCCGACCTGCGGCCGGTGGTGCTCGTGTGCACGAGCGGTACGGCGGCGGCGAACTACTTCCCGGCGGTGATCGAGGCGTTTGAGAGTGCGGTGCCGCTGATCGTGTTCACGGCGGACCGGCCGCCGGAGATGCGCGCGTGCGCGTCGGGCCAGACGATTGACCAGCAGAAGCTGTATGGCGGTTACGTGGGGTTCTATCACGAGCTCGCGGTGCCAGAACTGGATCTCGGGCAGTTGCGCTACCTGCGGCAGACGGTGGCGCATGCGGCGGAGCGAACGCTGCAGCCGCAGGCAGGCCCGGTGCACCTCAATGTGCCGTTTCGCGACCCGCTGCCGCCGTTGCCGGATGGTGGCCGGGCGGCGACATTCGCAGCCACGGTCAACTGGCCGGACTTCTTCGCGCAGGTGACGGTCGGCATGCGGGTAGAACCCGAGGCGGAGTTGCCGGAGCTCAAGGTCGGCGGCCGCGGGATGATCGTGGTTGGGCCGAACCAGCCGCGGGAGGCGGAGACGTTTACGCACGCCGTCATGGAACTGGCGCGGCGGCTGGGCTGGCCGGTGCTGGCGGACGGGCTCTCGCCGATACGCAGCACGGCTGAGGGCGAAATCGTCACGACGTACGACACGATTTTGCGCAGCACGGCGATGGCGGAGCAGTTGGCACCCGAGCAGGTGCTGGCGATCGGCGGCTGGCCGACCAGCAAGGTCCTGCGGACCTGGCTGCAGAGCCGCGATGTGCCGACCTGGCTCCTGACCACGCGCTGGGACAATCGTGATGCGTTGCATGGCCGGACGCGGCTGCTGCCGACAACGCCCGCGACGCTCGCGGCGGCGCTGCCGGCGCGGCCTGATGCGCAGCCGGGTGAGTACGAAGTGCAGTGGCACTGGGCGGAGGGGCAGGTGCGCCGGCAACTCGACCAATCGCTGGCGCAGACCACCGAGCTGCTCGAGCCAAAGGCGGCGTGGCTCCTGGCGCAGCACCTGCCGGAGGAGACGCCCGTGTTCATCTCGAATTCGATGCCGATCCGCGACGTGGAGTACGTATGGCTGGCGACCCGGCGAAAGTTGCGGCCGCTGTGCAACCGCGGCGCGAATGGGATCGATGGCACGCTCTCGACGGCGTTGGGCGTGGCGGAAGGCGCCGGACGGCCGACGGTGCTGCTGACGGGCGACCTCGCGCTGCTGCACGACACGAACGGTTTTCTCCTGCGACCGCAGTTCCGCGGCTCGCTGACCGTCGTTGTCATCAACAACAACGGGGGGGGCATCTTTGAGCATCTGCCCGTGGCGCAGTTCGACCCGCCCTTCGAGCCGTTCTTCGCCACGCCGCAGGAGGCGGATCTCGGTCGGTTGTGCGCCGTGTACAACGTGCCGCACGAGGAGGTCCGGGACTGGGATCACTTTGTGTCGCTGATTCAGACGCTACCTGCGCGAGGCTTGCGCGTGCTGGAACTCCGGACCGACCGCAAGCGGGATGCCGCCTGGCGCAAGAGTCGTTTTGCGGAGCTGGCGGCCACGCTCGGTTGA
- a CDS encoding energy transducer TonB, translating to MKKFCTRILALLFVFAAPAFAQSKVEPPVPVRTVQPTYPNDLRREGVMGVVVIKCVIDQQGNVTEPEVEKSSNAGFDRAALDAVKRWKFKPAKQDGNPIAQKVSIPIKFVSDEG from the coding sequence ATGAAGAAATTCTGCACTCGCATCCTCGCTCTTCTGTTCGTCTTCGCCGCGCCGGCCTTTGCGCAGTCGAAGGTTGAGCCGCCGGTTCCCGTTCGCACGGTACAGCCCACGTATCCCAACGACCTGCGTCGTGAGGGCGTCATGGGCGTTGTCGTCATCAAGTGCGTCATCGACCAGCAGGGCAACGTCACCGAGCCCGAGGTCGAGAAGTCGAGCAACGCCGGCTTTGACCGCGCGGCGCTGGACGCCGTGAAGCGCTGGAAATTCAAGCCGGCCAAGCAGGACGGCAACCCGATCGCCCAGAAGGTCTCGATTCCGATAAAGTTCGTGTCGGACGAGGGCTGA